The Dehalococcoidia bacterium region GGGCGATCGCGGCTCCTGTGGGCAGCGCTCCGCGTCTTCGAACGCGAAGGGTTCGAGGGCGCCACCGTCGATGCTATCTGCAGGGAGGCAGGTTATTCGAAGGGAGGATTCTACTTCCACTTCTGCAGCAAAGACGCCCTTATCGATGAACTATTGAGGAGAACGCCCGCCGATCATCTCTTTGGAACCGGACGGCGCTCGCTGCTCACCCAACTGTGGGCGGAAACCCGGCGCGAACCCGTCCGCAAGTGGCTTGTGACGCATTACTCGCGGCGGCTCGCCCAGCTTCAAAAGGGAATGAGAACACGGGGGTACCATGACGCGGACGCTCTGGCCCGCCTCCTACTGACGTTGGAGACCGGACTCCAGGTGCAGTGCCAGATGATGGCTTCAGCCCCCGGA contains the following coding sequences:
- a CDS encoding helix-turn-helix domain-containing protein; the encoded protein is MNGAGFSKRQQSHEGRSRLLWAALRVFEREGFEGATVDAICREAGYSKGGFYFHFCSKDALIDELLRRTPADHLFGTGRRSLLTQLWAETRREPVRKWLVTHYSRRLAQLQKGMRTRGYHDADALARLLLTLETGLQVQCQMMASAPGRRQIQRALNDLIPEKTAATAAA